The following coding sequences lie in one Pectobacterium sp. A5351 genomic window:
- a CDS encoding YhbP family protein encodes MQKEPREISSDLEAISRYLKKLHVLTLCVGENSELWCASCFYTYDDQQIAFYLMTELQTRHGEMMARLPQVAGTVSGQPKSVMLIKGVQFRGQAVLLEGDEAQQARARYNTRFPIARASQAPIWRLDLTEIKMTDNALGFGKKRYWQRDEQVQ; translated from the coding sequence ATGCAGAAAGAACCGAGAGAAATAAGCAGCGATCTTGAGGCAATCTCCCGCTATTTGAAGAAGTTGCACGTACTGACGTTATGCGTGGGTGAAAATTCGGAATTATGGTGTGCGAGTTGCTTCTATACTTATGACGATCAACAAATAGCCTTCTATCTAATGACAGAGTTGCAGACGCGCCACGGTGAAATGATGGCGAGGCTACCGCAGGTGGCGGGTACGGTCAGCGGTCAGCCGAAGAGCGTGATGCTGATTAAAGGCGTGCAGTTTCGGGGGCAGGCGGTGCTGTTGGAGGGCGATGAAGCCCAGCAGGCCAGAGCGCGGTATAACACGCGTTTTCCCATTGCCCGGGCATCGCAAGCGCCGATCTGGCGGCTCGATCTGACAGAAATCAAGATGACGGACAATGCGCTGGGCTTTGGTAAGAAACGCTACTGGCAGCGCGATGAGCAGGTTCAGTAG
- the nrdG gene encoding anaerobic ribonucleoside-triphosphate reductase-activating protein translates to MNYHQYYPVDVVNGPGTRCTLFVAGCVHECVGCYNKSTWRLNSGQPFTQEQEDRVIADLQDTVIPRQGISLSGGDPLHPQNVPDILRLVERIRAECPGKDIWVWTGYVLAELTPEQQQVVDLINVLVDGKFVQDLKDPALIWRGSSNQVVHRLR, encoded by the coding sequence ATGAATTACCACCAGTATTATCCCGTTGATGTCGTCAACGGCCCCGGCACCCGCTGCACGCTGTTTGTCGCTGGCTGCGTGCATGAGTGCGTGGGGTGCTACAACAAAAGCACCTGGCGACTGAACTCCGGCCAGCCGTTTACGCAGGAACAGGAAGATCGGGTCATCGCCGATCTTCAGGATACGGTGATTCCACGACAGGGCATTTCGCTGTCTGGCGGCGATCCGCTGCACCCACAAAATGTGCCTGACATCCTGCGGCTGGTCGAACGCATACGCGCAGAATGCCCAGGCAAAGATATCTGGGTCTGGACAGGCTATGTGCTGGCAGAATTGACGCCGGAGCAACAACAGGTGGTCGATCTCATCAACGTGTTAGTCGATGGGAAATTTGTGCAAGACCTGAAAGATCCCGCACTGATTTGGCGCGGCAGCAGTAATCAGGTTGTCCACCGCCTGCGGTGA
- the nrdD gene encoding anaerobic ribonucleoside-triphosphate reductase, whose product MKPVVIKRDGCQVPFDEVRIKEAVERAAHAAGVNDADYCATVACAVAQQMQDKTRVDIRDIQNAVENLLMSGNYKQLARTYIEYRHDRDIARERHGRLNQEIRGLVEQSNMALLNENANKDSKVIPTQRDLLAGIVAKHYAKQYILPRDVVLAHERGEIHYHDLDYSPFFPMFNCMLIDLNGMLTNGFKMGNAEIEPPKSISTATAVTAQIIAQVASHIYGGTTINRIDEILAPFVTASHAKHKAVAEEWQIPDAENYALTRTEKECYDAFQSLEYEVNTLHTANGQTPFVTFGFGLGVSWESRLIQESILRNRIAGLGKNHKTAVFPKLVFAIRDGLNHKAGDPNYDVKQLALECASKRMYPDILNYDQVVNVTGSFKTPMGCRSFLGVYEENGQQIHDGRNNLGVISLNLPRIALEAEGNESRFWTLLDQRLTLAKKALMTRIARLENVKARVAPILYMEGACGVRLKADDSIADIFKNGRASISLGYIGLHETINALFGNQTHVFDDEALRAKAVAIIIRLKKATEQWKSETGYGFSLYSTPSENLCDRFCRLDTAEFGVVQGVTDKGYYTNSFHLDVEKKVNPYQKIDFELPYPPLANGGFICYGEYPNLQHNLKALEDVWDYSYSRVPYYGTNTPIDECYECGFTGEFECTSKGFTCPKCGNHDSARVSVTRRVCGYLGSPDARPFNAGKQEEVKRRIKHLGNGQLG is encoded by the coding sequence GTGAAACCAGTAGTGATTAAACGGGACGGTTGCCAGGTGCCTTTTGATGAAGTGCGTATCAAAGAGGCGGTTGAACGCGCGGCGCATGCAGCCGGTGTCAATGATGCAGACTACTGCGCAACTGTGGCCTGTGCGGTCGCTCAACAAATGCAGGATAAAACGCGCGTAGATATCCGCGATATTCAGAACGCGGTCGAAAACCTGCTGATGTCCGGCAATTACAAGCAACTGGCGCGAACCTACATCGAATACCGCCACGATCGAGATATCGCGCGTGAACGCCACGGTCGGCTGAATCAGGAAATTCGCGGTCTGGTCGAGCAGAGCAACATGGCGCTGCTGAACGAGAACGCCAACAAAGACAGTAAAGTCATTCCCACCCAGCGCGACCTGCTGGCTGGTATCGTCGCCAAGCATTACGCCAAACAGTACATCCTGCCGCGTGATGTGGTATTGGCGCACGAACGTGGCGAGATTCACTATCACGACCTCGACTATTCGCCCTTTTTCCCGATGTTTAACTGCATGCTGATCGACCTGAACGGCATGCTGACCAATGGCTTCAAAATGGGTAATGCGGAGATTGAGCCGCCGAAGTCGATCTCCACGGCCACTGCCGTCACGGCGCAGATTATCGCGCAGGTCGCCAGCCACATTTATGGCGGCACCACGATCAACCGCATTGATGAGATTCTGGCGCCGTTCGTCACCGCCAGCCATGCGAAACATAAAGCCGTGGCAGAAGAGTGGCAAATTCCAGATGCGGAAAACTATGCCTTAACCCGCACGGAAAAAGAGTGCTACGACGCCTTCCAGTCACTGGAATACGAAGTCAACACGCTCCATACCGCTAACGGCCAGACGCCGTTCGTGACCTTTGGTTTTGGGCTCGGCGTCAGTTGGGAATCGCGTCTGATTCAGGAATCGATCCTGCGCAACCGCATTGCCGGACTGGGTAAAAACCACAAAACGGCGGTATTCCCGAAACTGGTTTTTGCTATCCGCGACGGTCTGAACCACAAAGCGGGCGATCCAAATTACGATGTCAAACAGCTTGCGCTGGAGTGTGCCAGCAAGCGCATGTACCCAGATATTCTGAACTACGATCAGGTCGTGAACGTCACCGGTTCGTTCAAAACGCCAATGGGCTGCCGCAGCTTCCTCGGCGTTTATGAAGAAAACGGCCAGCAGATTCACGACGGCCGTAATAATCTGGGTGTGATTAGCCTGAACCTGCCGCGCATCGCGCTGGAGGCCGAAGGCAATGAAAGCCGTTTCTGGACGCTGCTCGACCAGCGTCTGACACTGGCGAAGAAAGCGCTGATGACGCGCATTGCGCGGCTGGAAAACGTGAAAGCCCGAGTTGCCCCCATCCTGTATATGGAAGGCGCCTGTGGCGTTCGCTTAAAAGCGGACGACAGCATTGCGGATATCTTCAAGAACGGACGCGCCTCCATTTCGCTGGGCTATATTGGCCTGCATGAAACGATTAACGCGCTCTTCGGCAACCAAACGCATGTTTTTGATGACGAGGCGCTACGTGCCAAAGCCGTGGCCATCATCATCCGTCTGAAAAAGGCAACCGAGCAGTGGAAATCGGAAACGGGCTATGGCTTCAGCCTGTACAGCACGCCGAGTGAAAACCTGTGCGACCGCTTCTGCCGTCTGGATACCGCCGAGTTTGGCGTCGTGCAGGGCGTGACGGACAAAGGGTATTACACCAACAGCTTCCACCTTGATGTGGAGAAGAAGGTGAACCCTTACCAGAAAATCGACTTCGAGCTGCCCTATCCGCCGCTGGCTAACGGTGGGTTCATTTGCTACGGCGAATACCCGAACCTGCAACACAACCTCAAAGCGCTGGAAGACGTGTGGGATTACAGCTACAGCCGCGTGCCTTACTACGGCACCAACACGCCGATCGACGAATGCTATGAATGTGGCTTCACCGGTGAATTCGAGTGCACCAGCAAAGGCTTCACCTGCCCGAAATGCGGTAACCACGATTCGGCCCGCGTTTCCGTCACACGCCGCGTGTGCGGCTACCTCGGTAGCCCGGATGCACGCCCGTTCAACGCGGGTAAGCAGGAAGAAGTGAAGCGTCGTATCAAGCACTTAGGTAACGGTCAACTGGGATAA
- the ridA gene encoding 2-iminobutanoate/2-iminopropanoate deaminase: MSRIISTEHAPAAIGPYVQGVDLGSMIITSGQIPVNPKSGLVADNITAQTRQSLENVQAIVEAAGLKVSDIVKTTVFVKDLHDFTLVNTAYEAFFNEHDAPFPARSCVEVARLPKDVKIEIEAIAVRR; encoded by the coding sequence ATGTCACGCATTATCAGCACTGAGCACGCCCCTGCCGCCATCGGCCCCTATGTTCAGGGCGTTGACCTCGGCAGCATGATCATCACGTCCGGCCAGATTCCGGTGAACCCGAAAAGCGGTCTGGTAGCAGATAACATCACCGCGCAGACGCGTCAGTCACTGGAAAACGTACAGGCGATTGTGGAAGCCGCTGGCCTGAAAGTTTCCGATATCGTGAAAACCACGGTATTCGTGAAAGACCTGCACGACTTCACCCTGGTGAATACCGCCTATGAAGCCTTCTTCAACGAACACGATGCCCCGTTCCCGGCTCGCTCTTGCGTTGAAGTTGCCCGCCTGCCAAAAGACGTGAAAATCGAAATCGAAGCGATCGCCGTTCGTCGCTAA
- the pyrI gene encoding aspartate carbamoyltransferase regulatory subunit — MTHDNKLQVEAIKRGTVIDHIPAQVGFKLLTLFKLTATDQRITIGLNLPSNHLGRKDLIKIENVFLTEQQANQLAIYAPQATVNQIDDYDVVRKLVPTLPEHITGVLICPNSNCISRSEPVSSSFSVKQRDGDVHLKCKYCEKEFERQAVLQDR; from the coding sequence ATGACACACGATAATAAATTACAGGTTGAAGCGATCAAACGTGGCACGGTGATCGACCACATTCCCGCACAGGTGGGTTTTAAACTGCTGACGCTGTTTAAACTCACCGCGACAGACCAGCGCATCACCATCGGCCTGAACTTGCCGTCCAACCACCTTGGGCGCAAAGATCTGATCAAGATCGAAAACGTCTTCCTGACCGAACAACAGGCGAATCAGTTGGCGATCTACGCGCCGCAGGCGACCGTCAATCAGATTGATGACTATGACGTCGTGCGCAAGCTGGTGCCGACGCTGCCAGAGCATATTACTGGCGTGCTCATCTGCCCGAACAGCAACTGCATCAGCCGCAGCGAACCGGTGTCCTCGTCGTTCAGCGTTAAACAGCGCGACGGCGACGTTCACCTGAAGTGTAAGTACTGCGAAAAAGAGTTTGAACGTCAGGCCGTGCTGCAAGATCGTTAG
- the pyrB gene encoding aspartate carbamoyltransferase — MVNPLYQKHIISINDLSREDLELTLRVAASLKAKPQPELLKHKVIASCFFEASTRTRLSFETAMHRLGASVVGFADSNNTSLGKKGETLADTISVISQYVDAIVMRHPQEGASRLATEFSGGIPVLNAGDGANQHPTQTLLDLFTIQETQGRLNNINIAMVGDLKYGRTVHSLTQALAKFEGNRFYFIAPDALAMPDYILSMLKEKNIAYSLHNSIEEVVGELDILYMTRVQKERLDPSEYINIKSQFVLRAADLHSARSNLKVLHPLPRVDEITIDVDATPYAYYFQQAGNGIYARQALLALVLNRELVL; from the coding sequence ATGGTCAATCCGCTCTATCAAAAACATATTATTTCGATTAACGACCTCAGTCGGGAAGATTTGGAACTGACGCTGCGTGTCGCCGCCAGCCTGAAAGCCAAGCCTCAGCCTGAGCTGTTAAAACATAAAGTGATTGCCAGCTGCTTCTTTGAAGCCTCCACCCGGACGCGTTTATCCTTTGAAACCGCGATGCATCGTCTCGGTGCCTCCGTCGTCGGCTTCGCCGACAGCAACAACACCTCGCTGGGGAAAAAGGGCGAAACGCTGGCCGACACCATCTCCGTTATCAGCCAATATGTTGATGCCATCGTGATGCGTCATCCGCAGGAAGGCGCGTCCCGCCTTGCGACCGAGTTTTCCGGTGGCATTCCGGTACTGAACGCCGGTGACGGTGCGAACCAGCACCCGACGCAAACGCTGCTCGATTTGTTCACCATTCAGGAAACGCAGGGACGCCTGAACAACATCAACATCGCGATGGTCGGTGATTTGAAATATGGCCGCACCGTGCATTCACTCACGCAGGCGCTGGCGAAGTTTGAAGGCAACCGCTTCTACTTCATCGCTCCAGACGCGCTGGCGATGCCGGACTACATTCTGAGCATGCTGAAAGAGAAAAATATTGCTTACAGCCTGCACAACAGCATTGAAGAAGTCGTCGGCGAGCTGGATATCCTGTACATGACGCGCGTGCAGAAAGAGCGTCTGGATCCGTCCGAGTACATCAACATCAAATCCCAGTTTGTACTGCGCGCGGCGGACCTGCACAGCGCCCGCTCGAATTTGAAAGTGCTGCACCCGCTGCCGCGCGTCGATGAGATCACCATTGATGTGGATGCCACACCCTACGCCTATTATTTCCAACAGGCGGGCAACGGTATTTATGCCCGTCAGGCGCTGCTGGCGCTGGTCCTGAATCGCGAACTGGTTCTGTAA
- a CDS encoding YhcH/YjgK/YiaL family protein, producing MITGNVHHLELVPYLPAKLREAIEYVKQNITADTPLGKHDIEGNSVFVLISNDSTDLLEKRRAEYHAKYLDIQIVLSGVEGMTFSNLPAGKPDTDWLADKDIAFLPSGEQEKQFVMQEGDFVVFFPGEVHKPLCAVGELAHVRKAVVKIDASLV from the coding sequence ATGATTACTGGCAATGTCCACCACCTTGAACTGGTTCCTTATCTGCCTGCCAAACTGCGCGAAGCGATTGAATACGTGAAGCAAAATATTACGGCGGACACGCCGCTGGGCAAGCATGATATTGAGGGCAACAGCGTGTTTGTGCTGATCTCCAACGACAGCACCGATCTGCTGGAAAAACGCCGTGCTGAGTATCACGCCAAATATCTGGACATTCAGATTGTGCTGTCCGGCGTGGAAGGGATGACCTTCAGTAACCTGCCTGCGGGCAAGCCGGATACCGATTGGTTGGCGGATAAAGATATTGCCTTCCTGCCATCGGGTGAACAGGAAAAACAGTTTGTGATGCAGGAAGGCGATTTTGTCGTCTTCTTCCCAGGTGAAGTACACAAACCGCTGTGTGCCGTTGGTGAACTGGCACACGTACGCAAAGCTGTAGTGAAAATCGACGCGTCGCTGGTGTAG
- a CDS encoding helix-turn-helix transcriptional regulator, translating into MTQITLPDRLIAMFESDPLVGWAIKDTNSCFVYVNNTFKTWQTISTRYDYEGLNIRDIPVPVAEFSDIFNQQEREIERTGKAVRAITTHIQGTEKIMQPAYNIQEPIYDEHRNCIGTVISVRHVRIITPTSLLNGTIIQHSTFEPPSTIFTEKEWEVIYLLVCGMMLKDISSILSITVDAVNSRLRSCYRKTGLNSVSGLKEYCRDNRFDNYIPLFFLKKGHIIIRG; encoded by the coding sequence ATGACACAAATTACGTTACCTGACAGATTAATCGCAATGTTTGAAAGCGATCCTCTTGTCGGCTGGGCAATAAAAGACACAAATTCCTGTTTTGTTTATGTCAATAACACCTTTAAAACCTGGCAAACCATATCAACTCGTTATGATTATGAAGGCTTGAACATTAGGGATATCCCTGTTCCTGTCGCCGAATTTTCAGACATTTTTAACCAGCAGGAACGAGAGATAGAGCGTACTGGTAAGGCGGTGAGAGCCATTACAACGCATATTCAAGGCACGGAAAAAATAATGCAGCCTGCCTACAATATTCAGGAGCCAATCTATGATGAACATCGCAACTGTATAGGCACAGTTATCAGCGTCAGGCATGTTAGGATCATCACACCGACCTCGTTGCTAAATGGAACCATAATTCAACACTCCACCTTCGAGCCCCCTTCTACAATATTTACCGAGAAGGAATGGGAGGTTATTTACCTGCTTGTCTGTGGGATGATGCTTAAAGATATAAGCAGCATCCTCTCAATCACCGTCGATGCTGTTAACAGCAGACTCAGAAGCTGCTACAGAAAAACAGGTTTGAATTCAGTATCAGGCCTAAAGGAATACTGTAGAGATAACCGATTTGATAACTACATCCCGCTGTTCTTTCTGAAAAAAGGACATATCATTATCAGAGGCTAA
- a CDS encoding PAS domain-containing protein, whose protein sequence is MDPDLTPVEYYFDNSLFGWAIKDCNSQYVYGNKMACQYFGVTENKLVGCLDTDLTPDISEHYGHILYDDQKILTTNEMSIVLKTFDYGRRNRLRSFLVEKRPWRLNDGSDGIVCTYIEITNVYFSTFLMPCERKPIVFTRPANIFTDKEWEAVLLLQSGVKQNRIPDILGISSSTLRNRITRCCDKAGVANSTALIQHCNQKGWDNYIPPFFLIKGHVSIT, encoded by the coding sequence ATGGACCCAGATTTGACTCCTGTTGAGTATTACTTTGATAACTCTTTGTTTGGCTGGGCAATAAAGGACTGTAACTCTCAGTATGTTTATGGCAATAAGATGGCATGTCAGTATTTCGGCGTAACAGAAAATAAACTTGTAGGCTGTCTCGACACTGACTTAACGCCCGATATCAGCGAGCACTACGGTCATATACTGTATGACGACCAAAAAATATTGACCACAAATGAAATGAGTATTGTCCTCAAAACATTTGATTACGGAAGACGAAATAGACTCAGGTCTTTTCTGGTGGAGAAGCGCCCTTGGCGGCTCAATGATGGCAGTGACGGGATTGTTTGCACCTACATAGAAATCACCAATGTTTACTTTTCAACCTTTCTTATGCCATGCGAAAGGAAGCCCATTGTGTTCACCCGACCGGCAAATATTTTTACAGACAAAGAGTGGGAGGCCGTTCTTTTACTGCAGAGCGGGGTAAAGCAGAACCGTATTCCGGACATACTCGGTATAAGTTCCTCAACGCTTCGTAACAGGATAACGCGTTGCTGTGATAAAGCAGGAGTGGCAAACAGCACCGCCCTGATCCAACACTGCAACCAAAAAGGATGGGATAACTACATTCCTCCTTTTTTTCTGATAAAAGGGCATGTGTCGATTACCTGA
- the argF gene encoding ornithine carbamoyltransferase, with protein sequence MQPFYKRHFLRLMDFTPAEIANLLALSTKLKANKKNGTEVRRLQGKNIALIFEKDSTRTRCSFEVAAYDQGAQVTYLGPSGSQIGHKESIKDTARVLGRMYDGIQYRGYGQQIVETLAQYAGVPVWNGLTNEFHPTQLLADLLTMQEHLPGKPLSEMALVYVGDARNNMGNTMLEAAALTGLDLRLVAPKACWPDAGLVAECQAAAEQTGGSITLTEDIATGVAGADFIYTDVWVSMGEPKETWQERIALLKPYQVNAAMIAATGNPQVKFLHCLPAFHDDQTTMGQQMAEQYGLHGGMEVTDEVFESAHSIVFDQAENRMHTIKAVMVATLAQD encoded by the coding sequence ATGCAACCGTTCTACAAGCGTCATTTTTTAAGGTTAATGGATTTTACACCCGCAGAAATTGCCAATCTTTTAGCCCTGTCAACGAAACTGAAAGCCAATAAAAAAAACGGGACAGAAGTCCGCCGCCTGCAAGGTAAAAACATCGCACTCATCTTCGAAAAAGATTCGACTCGTACTCGCTGCTCTTTCGAAGTTGCTGCATACGATCAGGGCGCGCAAGTGACCTATCTCGGCCCAAGCGGTAGCCAAATCGGCCATAAAGAATCCATCAAAGATACCGCTCGCGTGCTGGGAAGAATGTACGACGGCATTCAATATCGCGGCTATGGCCAGCAGATTGTCGAAACGCTGGCGCAATACGCTGGTGTGCCAGTCTGGAACGGACTGACGAACGAATTCCACCCTACGCAGTTGCTGGCGGATCTGCTGACGATGCAGGAACATTTGCCGGGTAAACCGCTGTCAGAAATGGCGCTCGTTTACGTGGGTGATGCGCGCAACAACATGGGCAACACCATGTTGGAAGCAGCAGCGCTGACCGGGCTGGATCTACGCCTCGTGGCACCAAAAGCCTGCTGGCCGGATGCTGGTCTGGTGGCAGAGTGTCAGGCGGCGGCAGAGCAAACCGGCGGCAGCATCACGCTGACGGAAGATATCGCTACGGGCGTCGCAGGCGCAGATTTCATTTATACCGACGTCTGGGTTTCCATGGGGGAACCGAAAGAAACCTGGCAGGAGCGCATCGCGCTGCTGAAGCCGTATCAGGTGAACGCGGCGATGATTGCTGCGACGGGCAATCCGCAGGTGAAATTCCTGCACTGCCTGCCCGCTTTCCACGACGATCAGACGACGATGGGCCAACAAATGGCAGAACAATACGGTCTGCACGGTGGAATGGAAGTCACGGACGAGGTCTTTGAATCCGCGCACAGCATCGTGTTCGATCAGGCGGAAAACCGTATGCACACCATCAAAGCGGTGATGGTCGCCACGCTGGCGCAAGATTAA
- the rraB gene encoding ribonuclease E inhibitor RraB produces MANRELLEEQREETRLIIEELLDDGSDPDALYTIEHHFSAEKFEVLEKVAVEAFKMGYEVTDAEELEVEDGVLLMCCDAISEVALNAELIDAQVEQLLALAERHGVNYDGWGTYFEDPDGEGEEDGDDEDFYDEDDDGKRH; encoded by the coding sequence ATGGCAAACCGCGAATTACTGGAAGAACAACGGGAAGAGACACGCCTGATCATCGAAGAGCTGTTGGATGACGGCAGCGATCCTGACGCGCTCTATACCATTGAACACCATTTCTCTGCTGAGAAGTTTGAAGTGTTGGAAAAAGTCGCTGTAGAAGCCTTCAAAATGGGCTACGAAGTGACGGATGCGGAAGAGCTGGAAGTGGAAGATGGTGTGTTGCTGATGTGCTGTGATGCTATCAGCGAAGTTGCGCTAAATGCGGAACTGATCGACGCACAGGTAGAACAACTGCTGGCACTGGCGGAACGCCACGGCGTGAATTACGACGGTTGGGGCACCTACTTCGAAGATCCCGATGGTGAAGGTGAAGAAGACGGGGATGATGAAGATTTTTATGACGAAGATGATGACGGCAAACGTCATTAA
- a CDS encoding GNAT family N-acetyltransferase — protein MTTATSANLQVRPITAQDDAAIAQVIRQVSAEFGLTADKGYTVSDPNLDALFALYSQPQSAYWVIEYEGRVVGGGGIAPLVAGEDDVCELQKMYFLPVARGKGLARQLAIQALDFARQHGFRRCYLETTGHLTSAIRLYESLGFEPIPHSMGNTGHTDCEVTMLKVL, from the coding sequence ATGACAACCGCGACCTCCGCCAATCTTCAGGTACGCCCAATCACCGCGCAGGACGATGCCGCTATCGCTCAGGTCATCCGTCAGGTTTCTGCTGAATTTGGTTTGACGGCCGATAAAGGCTACACCGTTTCCGATCCTAATCTGGACGCGTTGTTTGCCTTATATAGTCAGCCGCAAAGTGCCTACTGGGTGATTGAATACGAAGGCCGCGTGGTTGGCGGCGGCGGCATTGCGCCACTGGTCGCGGGTGAAGACGATGTGTGTGAATTGCAGAAAATGTATTTCCTGCCCGTCGCGCGCGGCAAAGGGTTGGCGCGTCAGTTAGCGATACAGGCGCTTGATTTTGCACGTCAGCACGGCTTTCGCCGCTGCTATCTGGAAACAACCGGCCACCTGACCAGCGCGATCCGACTGTATGAATCGCTGGGCTTCGAGCCAATTCCGCACTCAATGGGCAACACGGGCCACACCGATTGTGAAGTGACCATGCTGAAGGTGCTGTAA